Proteins from one Kazachstania africana CBS 2517 chromosome 1, complete genome genomic window:
- the NUT2 gene encoding mediator complex subunit NUT2 (similar to Saccharomyces cerevisiae NUT2 (YPR168W); ancestral locus Anc_7.524), translated as MSGEENELKELHVELDTTEQQVASIIESFIELGVSVYDFPGTREATQGMITNLKRNVDRLFKLNQRSNDPDSHLNKTNIPLEVVQYIEDGRNPDIYTREFVEAIRRSNQYQRAKMHGLKQLRDSLAEKIIEEFPDLTDKVDSIIQRTNAKQTGTNPEPTDNHKTESSVDLPTEDK; from the coding sequence ATGTCAGGAGAGGAGAACGAGTTGAAGGAATTACACGTTGAATTAGATACCACTGAACAACAGGTTGCTTCCATAATTGAGTCCTTTATCGAACTTGGTGTGTCAGTTTACGATTTTCCAGGTACTAGAGAGGCAACTCAAGGTATGATAACAAATCTGAAAAGAAATGTAGATAGATTGtttaaattgaatcaaagaAGTAATGATCCGGACTCCCATTTGAATAAGACTAACATTCCACTGGAAGTAGTACAGTATATTGAAGATGGCAGAAATCCCGATATTTATACTAGAGAATTTGTAGAAGCTATTCGTAGATCGAATCAATACCAACGAGCCAAGATGCATGGTCTGAAACAATTGCGGGACTCACTGGCTGAGAAGATTATAGAAGAATTTCCTGATCTAACTGACAAAGTAGATAGTATCATTCAAAGAACAAATGCAAAACAAACAGGCACAAACCCAGAACCAACTGACAATCACAAAACTGAATCCAGTGTTGATCTACCTACAGAAGACAAGTGA